The following coding sequences are from one Methanococcoides orientis window:
- the grpE gene encoding nucleotide exchange factor GrpE, with translation MVGKFGKKSKVKEEKDSCTGCKNDDLSEKLAGNGGDDQNEDIPSTDSDIIELKEQLIRQRAEFENFRKRSVREKEEFRKFALENMMVEMLEVYDNFERALESAKKTDDVNSVIEGVEMVFRQFISILEKEGLKKIDCTGQEFDPHLHEAMMHVQTSEHPEGHVVDVCKPGYELNSKVIRHAMVTIADNPDEN, from the coding sequence ATGGTAGGTAAATTTGGAAAGAAATCTAAAGTTAAAGAAGAGAAGGATTCATGTACTGGCTGCAAAAACGACGATCTGTCGGAAAAACTGGCCGGTAATGGGGGCGATGACCAAAATGAAGATATCCCCTCCACGGATTCTGATATAATAGAACTCAAAGAACAATTGATCCGTCAGAGGGCTGAGTTCGAGAACTTCAGAAAGCGAAGTGTGCGTGAAAAGGAAGAGTTCCGCAAGTTCGCTCTGGAGAATATGATGGTCGAAATGCTGGAAGTGTATGATAACTTTGAGCGTGCTCTTGAATCTGCAAAGAAGACCGACGACGTGAACTCTGTTATTGAGGGCGTTGAGATGGTATTCAGGCAATTTATCTCTATCCTTGAGAAGGAAGGCCTGAAAAAGATCGATTGCACAGGTCAGGAATTCGATCCGCACCTTCATGAGGCAATGATGCATGTGCAGACCTCGGAACACCCTGAAGGTCATGTTGTTGATGTCTGCAAGCCTGGTTATGAGCTCAACTCGAAGGTCATACGCCATGCAATGGTAACAATTGCAGATAATCCGGATGAGAACTAA
- a CDS encoding HVO_2753 family zinc finger protein yields the protein MAKVEQCTSCGVRLAEKGYTRFPCPACDTELGRCTKCRQQSNPYTCPKCGFVGP from the coding sequence ATGGCAAAAGTTGAACAATGCACATCATGTGGAGTTCGCCTTGCTGAGAAGGGATACACAAGATTCCCATGCCCAGCATGTGACACCGAACTTGGAAGATGTACCAAGTGCAGACAACAGAGCAACCCTTACACATGCCCTAAATGCGGCTTTGTAGGACCCTGA
- a CDS encoding amino acid kinase family protein yields MKVVLKIGGSLIEQADELLKTVVEHISSTKSKVKIVVVPGGGPFANGIREASSTHSIGDEAAHWMAVAAMEQYAYLLMDKSGVPLIDDTDDLTEGVSILLPYQLLRTTDELEHSWDVTSDTIAAWVAHRIGAILIKATDVDGVLNEGELIEEITAKELKSMGETCTDRILPSILERYGMDCVIVDGTYPERVVAAIEGKVVRSTYIKGNI; encoded by the coding sequence ATGAAAGTGGTCCTTAAGATCGGTGGAAGCCTTATAGAGCAAGCCGATGAGCTGTTAAAAACAGTCGTTGAACACATTTCCAGCACCAAGAGCAAAGTAAAGATAGTGGTGGTGCCAGGAGGAGGTCCTTTTGCCAATGGCATTAGAGAAGCAAGCAGCACACATTCGATCGGGGATGAGGCTGCCCACTGGATGGCTGTGGCAGCAATGGAACAATATGCATACCTTCTTATGGACAAGAGTGGCGTGCCTTTGATAGATGATACGGATGATCTGACCGAAGGAGTATCCATCCTGTTGCCATACCAGTTACTAAGAACCACTGATGAGCTCGAACATTCATGGGACGTTACTTCCGACACCATAGCTGCATGGGTTGCACATAGGATCGGTGCAATACTTATCAAAGCCACAGATGTTGATGGCGTGCTGAATGAAGGCGAACTTATCGAAGAGATCACTGCTAAAGAACTTAAGAGCATGGGAGAGACATGCACTGACCGGATACTACCATCTATATTAGAGAGATATGGCATGGACTGTGTCATCGTTGACGGAACCTATCCGGAAAGAGTGGTTGCTGCTATCGAAGGGAAAGTGGTAAGGAGTACCTACATCAAGGGGAATATTTAA
- a CDS encoding ATP-grasp domain-containing protein: protein MKILLSEYAVSTGMGGTYLLEGKAMLHTLASSFSRLGHEVIYTSSGPTIEYGTSIASSEDNINEILEEQAKDCDAALVIAPEELLAEITAIIDNNTLNLGCPFESVAICSDKLECTRELETASIPIPGTYSYDQEIPKDKRWVVKPRYGCASEDTFVCYDPKLKEGQVATEYIEGEHLSVSLICGKNTLPLTVNKQMIDIDPEKDGSSVDYCGCMTPYNTDRIQELYETAIKATRILNCNGYTGVDIILGDRPYIIDINPRPTTSLVGITKIMDREIAELLIANALGQTLPEINITGNYSFTKEELI, encoded by the coding sequence ATGAAAATACTTCTTTCGGAATATGCCGTCAGCACCGGCATGGGTGGAACCTACCTTTTGGAAGGTAAAGCAATGCTTCACACCCTTGCATCAAGTTTTTCACGCCTTGGACACGAGGTGATATACACATCATCAGGACCAACGATAGAATATGGAACTTCGATTGCCTCCAGCGAAGATAATATCAATGAGATCCTGGAGGAACAGGCAAAGGATTGTGATGCAGCCCTTGTGATCGCACCTGAAGAGCTTCTAGCCGAGATCACAGCTATAATTGATAATAATACACTGAACCTCGGCTGCCCCTTTGAATCAGTAGCCATTTGCTCAGATAAGCTGGAATGTACAAGAGAACTGGAAACGGCATCAATTCCCATTCCGGGAACTTATTCTTACGATCAGGAAATACCTAAGGACAAACGCTGGGTAGTAAAACCAAGATATGGTTGTGCATCAGAAGATACATTTGTCTGCTACGATCCAAAACTGAAAGAAGGACAGGTCGCAACCGAGTATATCGAAGGGGAACACCTGAGTGTCAGCCTCATCTGTGGAAAGAACACACTCCCATTAACAGTGAACAAGCAGATGATAGATATCGATCCTGAGAAGGATGGATCTTCTGTTGATTACTGCGGCTGCATGACCCCATATAATACCGACAGGATACAGGAACTTTACGAAACAGCCATCAAGGCAACACGTATCCTGAACTGCAATGGGTACACCGGAGTGGACATAATACTTGGAGACAGGCCATACATAATAGATATTAATCCAAGACCTACAACATCACTTGTGGGCATTACTAAGATAATGGACAGGGAGATAGCAGAGCTTCTGATAGCTAATGCTCTTGGACAGACACTCCCGGAGATAAATATTACAGGAAATTACTCGTTCACCAAAGAGGAATTGATATGA
- a CDS encoding heat-shock protein produces MNAEISDNPFLQALAVSSTMSIFMIGMALGVMNIVSSGISPMPSSVILLIFAVVFIVGSVFFEKRGADQIGALIGGCVVSLAATISIFSFFGGVDFVLKDGLSVLGWDRLVSALAICMIASMLLVKLLSYKLQAEYA; encoded by the coding sequence ATGAATGCAGAAATTTCAGATAATCCTTTTTTACAGGCGCTTGCTGTTTCAAGTACCATGTCCATTTTTATGATAGGTATGGCTCTTGGAGTTATGAACATTGTTTCCAGCGGCATCAGTCCAATGCCTTCTTCTGTCATATTGCTGATATTTGCTGTGGTGTTCATAGTGGGTTCAGTATTTTTTGAGAAGAGGGGAGCCGACCAGATAGGTGCACTGATAGGTGGATGTGTCGTGTCGCTTGCAGCTACCATCTCTATTTTTTCGTTCTTTGGAGGCGTTGATTTTGTCCTCAAGGACGGTCTTAGTGTATTGGGATGGGATCGTTTGGTGTCAGCACTTGCCATCTGTATGATCGCAAGTATGTTGCTTGTAAAATTACTATCTTATAAGCTGCAGGCAGAATATGCCTGA
- a CDS encoding hydantoinase/oxoprolinase family protein: MRYIGIDIGGANTKVASSDGEIKELLYIPLWKDTTLPSALKELGKRLNPDGLAVVMTGELADCFVDKDEGISFIMNAVNNAFDCKIEYVNNSGHFQDSTQNARDLAAANWAASARLIGKEVGDCIFVDVGSTTSDIIPIKCGKHVAGHTDFSRLLRSELVYAGTLRTNLAALLKTVELKEGTCRVSSELFATTADAYMLLGDIDKELFTCETSDGAGRDRIDCMRRLARVVCADLAEISEEDLLMIAKDVKETQISLLCEAISTVAEKNGLDTIVSAGLGEFMIEEAAKRLGLDCFSTSDKWGPEISKVFPAYAAAKLLEEEEEANK; encoded by the coding sequence ATGAGATATATTGGAATAGATATTGGCGGAGCTAATACAAAGGTTGCCTCCTCTGATGGAGAAATTAAAGAACTTCTCTACATCCCGTTATGGAAAGATACCACACTCCCATCAGCCCTGAAGGAACTCGGAAAAAGGCTCAACCCCGATGGACTGGCTGTTGTTATGACAGGAGAACTTGCAGACTGTTTTGTTGACAAGGACGAGGGGATCAGCTTCATCATGAACGCTGTGAACAACGCTTTTGACTGCAAGATCGAATATGTGAACAACAGCGGACACTTCCAGGACAGCACCCAGAACGCAAGGGACCTTGCAGCTGCCAATTGGGCTGCATCTGCCCGCCTGATAGGAAAAGAGGTAGGAGATTGTATCTTTGTGGATGTAGGCAGCACCACCAGTGACATAATTCCTATAAAATGCGGTAAACATGTGGCAGGACATACCGATTTTTCCAGGCTGCTTCGCAGTGAGCTGGTATATGCGGGAACCCTGCGTACGAACCTTGCAGCCCTGCTTAAGACCGTAGAACTAAAGGAAGGCACATGCCGCGTCTCCTCCGAGCTTTTTGCAACCACTGCTGATGCATACATGCTTCTTGGAGATATCGACAAAGAACTGTTCACATGCGAGACCTCGGATGGTGCCGGCAGGGACAGAATTGATTGCATGAGAAGACTTGCTCGTGTAGTATGTGCTGACCTTGCAGAGATATCCGAGGAAGATCTGCTTATGATAGCAAAGGATGTGAAAGAAACACAAATATCCCTGCTTTGTGAAGCCATCTCAACAGTGGCCGAGAAGAACGGCCTTGACACTATTGTCTCAGCCGGACTGGGAGAATTCATGATAGAAGAAGCTGCAAAGCGTCTTGGTCTTGATTGCTTCTCAACTTCCGACAAGTGGGGACCGGAAATATCCAAGGTATTCCCCGCTTACGCTGCTGCAAAGCTGCTTGAAGAAGAGGAAGAAGCAAATAAATAA